Sequence from the uncultured Bacteroides sp. genome:
TATTCCGGTTAACTTCTCGGATACGTGGAATAAGAGCCATGATTCTTATCTATTCCTTACTCACCGCTACAATCTGGGATTCAGGAGAGAGAAAGTTAAGATTGCCAAAGAACCGGAAAAAGGGAAGAAAAAAGGAAAAGAACTTGGAAAAGATCAAGAGAAGCCGCAAGAAAAAGAAATGGAATTTGTTCCCGTTACAAGTTTTATTCACACCTTAAAAGTTGAAAGAGCGCGCAAAAGTTACGTTTCAAACACTGAAAAAAAAGACTTTTACGATAACACATATATTAATAAAAACAGTCTGACTTCCAATGACTCTACCAGCTATCTTTCTATTAAGAACACATTTGGAATAGCACTATTGGAAGGATTTAATAAATATGCACAAGCTGGGCTCACTGGTTTTATATCACACGAGCTTCGCCAATACAATTTAATGAATAAGGACTCTGTCTCTGTAGATAAATATACTGAGAATGAAGTTTATGTAGGAGGTGAATTGTCTCGAAAGAATGGCAATCTTCTTCATTATTCAGCTACAGGAGAAGTGGGTATGCTAAAACAAAGCATCGGCCAATTCAGGTTAAAAGGAAATTTGGACCTAAATTTTCGTCTTCTGAAAGACACAGTAACCTTAGTTGCACGGGGAAATATAAGCAACACATTACCTTCTTTCTATATGCGTCATTATCACTCAAACCATTTCTATTGGGACAATGATAATTTTTCAAAAGAGTTCAGAACCAAAGTAGAAGGAGAATTATCTATAAAAAGACTTGGAACCAAATTTAAAGTTGGAGTTGAGAATGTGAAAAATTACACCTATTTTGACAGTACAGCAGTAGCAAATCAGTTTAATGACAATATACAAATATTGGGAGCAACCTTGAGTCAGAATTTCAAGGCCGGTAATTTACATCTTGACAATGAAATTACTTATCAAAAGTCAAGCAACAGCACTATAATTCCACTTCCAGAACTATCGCTTTACCATAATCTTTATGTGGAAACAAAGTTATCAAAGAAGGTTCTCAGCTTGCAACTTGGAGTAGATGTTCGCTATTTCACCAAATATTATGCGCCAGCCTATACTCCTGCCATTGGAAATTTCAATCTACAGAATGCTGGAGATAAAATTGAAATCGGAGGATATCCAATCGTGAACTTGTATGCCAATCTTCATTTAAAACGCACAAGATTCTTTATTATGTATTATCACGTGAATCAAAGCTCTGGTGGATCAAATTCATTCTATGTACCTCATTATCCAATCAATCCTCGTATGATGAAAATTGGTATTTCCTGGAACTTCTACGATTAATAGTATGAAACCGGAAGGATACATCAAATATTTAATTCTGGGGGTAATATCTACATTTATTATCTTTTATTTTACAGAAAAAGATTCCTCAAAAGGAAAGCCAAGAGATTATGCAGAGATTAAGAAATCGGGAATACTACGGGTTGTAACCGAATATAATTCATTGAGCTATTATGTAGACGGAGATACTATATCCGGATTTCAATATGAGCTGGCAAAGGCTTTCGCCAAAGCAGAAGGATTACGTTTAAAGATTGTACCTGAAATGAGTTTTGATAAACGTTTAGAAGGTCTTTCTAAAGGAAGTTATGACATTATTGCTTACGATATGCTGGTAACCAGTGAACTTAAGGATTCCATTTTACTAACATCGCCTATCCACCTGAATAAGCAAGTGTTGGTTCAAAGAAAAGCAGGCAACAATAGCATATACATCAAAAGTCAATTAGACCTTGCACATAAAATTCTTCATGTAGTAAAAGGCTCACCCTCTATCCTTCGTATCCGTAACCTAAGCAATGAAATAGGAGACCCAATTTATATTAAAGAAGTAGAGAAATACGGATCAGAACAACTTATGGCTATGGTTGCCCACGGAGATATTAATTATGCCGTCTGCGACGAAAGTATAGCTTTGGCTTCTATAGACTCTTTCCCTCAGCTAGATATCCATACCGATATCAGTTTTACTCAATTCTATTCGTGGGGGGTAAGCAAACAGTCTCCAATATTAATTGATAGTCTTAACTCTTGGATTAAAACATTCACCAAGAGCAAAGAATATCAACGTATCTATAAGAAATATTATAAAGGCTGATTTAATTCATTTTCTTCTTCTACCCTTTTTTGTGTAGCGCTAAAATACTGGAACATCATTGATACCGACGGAAGCAGTTGTGCCAGATAAGTTATAAAATAAGCAATTACACACAATACAAACATTAATGCACTAAAGTAGCCTGGTAATGTTGAAGTATTACCATCAAGAATAGAGCTATATGAAAGAGATTGAACAAATGAACCAACTCCCCAGGGAGTGAAAGCAATCGCCTGAATAATTAGAGCGAAGATACCTGCCAGAATTAAAAGAAAGAATGTTCCTGCCCAATTGGGAATGCCTAACTTAAACCCCTTCTTTACTGCTGCCATTACTTTAATGTCCTCAAACAAATAAATTTCCTGAGCATAAGTAAAAGGAATCATTATGAAGAAAAGCAAAGGAACGGTTAAAATCAATGTCCAACGAGAAAGGAACAATAAAGCTGCAAACAGGGCAAAATAAACGATAATGAGACCCAGCAACACCAGATTTACTATAAAAAATCTTTTAGAATTAAGTACTATTTTACTTTTTATATCCTTGAATGAAAGTCGGGAAATAGATTCCCGCAATGGATATTCCTTCACTAAAGTGTAAATAATCCCTTTAAAAAGGATGTTTCCTATAGCACAAATCAAGGCAATCACAAATATAAGAACTAAGTATTTTTTTATTTCCGGAGTGATTGATTTTACCTGATGAACTTGCATTGCCAGATTGCTGAACATGGTATATAATAGCGAAACAAGAACAGCTAATGGTAATAAGACAAAAGAGCTTAATTTTACCAGGACTTTCAAATTGTTCTCAATAAAATCGAAAGCAGCTGAGAAACGCCCGGCAAGACTACGGGACTTAAAGAATATAATCTTTGAAGTTTGATTTTCCATTTTTATAGAGTAATTTTATCAGTTTATTCATATTTTGTAATGACAAAAGTAATTAAAAACAATATATTTGCAATCCGATTAACTGTTATTTTTGTTATAAGATAAATAAAGAGGATTAAGAGAAATGATTAAATGGGGATTTATTGGTTGTGGAAACGTGACCGAAAAGAAAAGTGGACCTGCTTTTAAAAAAATAGAAGGTTCTTCTGTTGTTGCGGTAATGAGCCGTGACGCAGAAAAAGCTAAGAACTATGCAGAGAAAAGAGACATAAAAAAATGGTATACTGATGCATTGGAATTAATTGAGGATCCAGAAGTCAATGCTGTATATATTGCTACCCCACCCTCTTCTCATGCCACTTACGCTATTATGTCTATGAAAGCAGGCAAGCCTGTTTATATAGAAAAACCAATGGCTAGCAGTTATGAGGAATGCACCCGCATTAACCGGATTTCACAAGAGACTGGAGTGCCCTGTTTTGTAGCTTACTACCGTCGTTATTTACCTTATTTTATTAAAGTAAAAGAACTTATTGAGCAAGGAGCTAT
This genomic interval carries:
- a CDS encoding putative porin, coding for MKRIFIIYIFLVTITQVSIHAQSTMSRSTSSMNRGDMSSRTNQQSGSDSTKVNTSSIDPKLYMWNIDERLGNIQIIPADTVSNQFQNSNLVEGVTGHNNYLGNLGSPSMSRIYFDRPEYSQFLFTDPYSSFFVQPQNFNFSNSHLPYTNLTYYKAGSKVDGEERFKSYFSVNVNKRLAVGFNIDYLYGRGFYSDQSTAHFNGSLFGSYLGENYQAHILYNSFYLKMIENGGITDDRYITDPLAMSEGKRQYEPANIPVNFSDTWNKSHDSYLFLTHRYNLGFRREKVKIAKEPEKGKKKGKELGKDQEKPQEKEMEFVPVTSFIHTLKVERARKSYVSNTEKKDFYDNTYINKNSLTSNDSTSYLSIKNTFGIALLEGFNKYAQAGLTGFISHELRQYNLMNKDSVSVDKYTENEVYVGGELSRKNGNLLHYSATGEVGMLKQSIGQFRLKGNLDLNFRLLKDTVTLVARGNISNTLPSFYMRHYHSNHFYWDNDNFSKEFRTKVEGELSIKRLGTKFKVGVENVKNYTYFDSTAVANQFNDNIQILGATLSQNFKAGNLHLDNEITYQKSSNSTIIPLPELSLYHNLYVETKLSKKVLSLQLGVDVRYFTKYYAPAYTPAIGNFNLQNAGDKIEIGGYPIVNLYANLHLKRTRFFIMYYHVNQSSGGSNSFYVPHYPINPRMMKIGISWNFYD
- a CDS encoding transporter substrate-binding domain-containing protein, translated to MNSMKPEGYIKYLILGVISTFIIFYFTEKDSSKGKPRDYAEIKKSGILRVVTEYNSLSYYVDGDTISGFQYELAKAFAKAEGLRLKIVPEMSFDKRLEGLSKGSYDIIAYDMLVTSELKDSILLTSPIHLNKQVLVQRKAGNNSIYIKSQLDLAHKILHVVKGSPSILRIRNLSNEIGDPIYIKEVEKYGSEQLMAMVAHGDINYAVCDESIALASIDSFPQLDIHTDISFTQFYSWGVSKQSPILIDSLNSWIKTFTKSKEYQRIYKKYYKG